Below is a window of Lemur catta isolate mLemCat1 chromosome 11, mLemCat1.pri, whole genome shotgun sequence DNA.
GGGCCATGCGGCCACCCAGTCCAGTCACCTATGATCCAAGGACAGGGGGGCATTTCCCAAGGGTTGTCACTGCCTGTCCCTGTGGGCAAAGTAGGGAGAGGGGCAAGGGGGCTGTGGGTGGAGCCCTGGCGGGGACCAGGCAGTGCTGGGGCAGTTGGCAGCGGGACCACAAGTGGATCTGGCTATGGGGAGTCAGAAGGGCTGGCCAGGACGCCTTGGCTGCTTGgcccagggtggggtggaggtggaggaggaagcgGAGAGTCCAGGGAGCGAGGGCTCCTGGAAGAAGGACGGTGGAGGTGTTCCTGACGGCAGAGCGGCAGGCGAGGAGATAAGGTTCTATTTTGGTGCTGTGGGCTCTGCACGTCAGCGGCACATCCTGGGGGATGTTCTACAGATGGGAGGGACAGGGCTGAGGGAGGTTGGCAGATGGAAGGTCAAAGGCTGCTCCAGACACCTGGGGTGGTAGAGACAGGGCAATGAGTCCCGGAGGAAAGGGGCAGAGAAGGGCAGAGTGTGtgggcagtgggagggagggggatagCTGGGAGAGGGACCAGCAAGAGGGGTCTCCCTTCTTCACACACACTgtacatgcgtgcacacacatgcacacaccctgccccacccccaccagccgccataccacacacaggcacacatacatgtgcacatgccTGCATAtcccccacatgcacacacatataccacacacacgcacatacacacctCCCCCCCCACACCACGCTCCCTATCCTGCCCcccaaacacatgcacacacatacacaggccGGCAGCAGGCAGCCGAGGGCCCCCTCCCACTGCAGCCAGCCTCTGCTGTGTGCTGCCTCCGGTCAGCAGGGTCCCACGCCAATGGCCTTTGGTGGAAGACAGGCTTTGCTACCTAGAGAGCAATCTCCAGGCATAAAATGCCTCAAGTAGCAAACTCTGTGGACCTACAGCATCTATAAAGGCTCTCAGCTCGGCCTCCACAGGTCTGGAGGTTCATAGTGTCACTTCACTCATTCATGACACTTCCAGAGCATCTGCTCTATGCTGAGGACAGAGGTGTCCCTGCCCTTGCTTCACTCACAGGAAGCCTTGCCTAGGGCTGAGCAGGGTGGGCTGCGTGAGCCTGGGAGGAACATCGCCCAGACCAGAGTCAGCGGACAGCCTCCTGGAGAAGGTGACCCTGGACTGAGGCCTGAAGCCCGTGGAGGCAGGGTAGGGGCTGGGAGCAAGGGGCCAGACGGCCAGGACCAGGTGACTCTTGTCatgaggctgaggccacggcCACGGCAACAGAACCCAAGGAGGGGGTCACTCTGGGTTAGGGAGGCTCTCAGGAGGGCCCTGACAACCTGGCCAGAGCTGTTCTAGAACCTTCTGGCTGTGCCCCTCCAACCTGGACTGACCTCTGCTTGCCCTCAGCACCCGTGCCCTCCACTCGGAGGGGCTGGTCTCAGGTGACTCCAACCAGAGACCCACGGGTGCTCGGGTACAGGTGAGTGGTGAGCCATTTGGGGTGGGCTTCTGTTTCTTGTAACCAAAggtcaaaacaaagaaaagaatctcaatttttggttctttcttaaaACTTCGTCTTCATCTGGATATAGGCTAAGATGATGTACTACTTATCTATTGCTGCAAAACAAGCCATGCCAGACCTTACTGGCTCAGAAAACCAATGGTTTCTTATTTCCCATAATGCTGTGGGTTGAGCAGGCAGCTCTTCCTGTCACCCTGCCTGAGGTTGGACGTGCCATTTGACTGGGGTGAAGGGTCCACTAGAGTCTCCGGCCCAACTGTCCAGCCTCAAGGGCAGGCCAGGCCTCTCTCTCCAAGTGATCTTTTGTCCGGGGCTTTGTCTCAGCATGGTGGCCTTTGGGTCCCAGGAAAGTGAGGTCAGAACTGCAAGCCTGGAGGTCCACAAGCCACAGGCCACCTGGATCCAGGGGATGGAGAAGCAGCCCCATCCTCTGGGTGGAAACGGCTCACCCTAGACAGTACACTGAGCCCTTCAGCTGCCCTGTGGTTCCCCCTCAGTGATGTGCACAGAGGGCTGTGGCTTCCCGGGGCTCTGCCACCTCGACAGGACGAGGCTGTTTGGGGCGCAAGCCCACCCCAGTCCATCTGCTCGTCCCTCCGTCTGCACATCTCATCGTGTGCTGGGGCCCTGAGCCGGGGGTGTGCCCTGTGATTCTGCAGTGAAGTCAGCATTGGGGAGGGCCTGCTCTGGGCGGACCGCAGAGGAGAGGCTGAGAGGGTTGGGCAGGTGCTGTCAAGAGCTCATGGAATTCAGACATCTTCATTTTAAGACGCTGGATATGTGTGGGACACAGAAACTTCCAGGTGCAAGGACTCAGCTTGCCCACAGGCTCTCTGGGGCTGTGCGAGGCCAATTTGTTCCCCTCGAGAGGGAGCCCCGGACCTGTATCCTCGCTGCTGAGGTCCGTCTGCACAAAGGTGAGTAGTAGATTCAAACCCGGCTCTGTCATCTCCAAGCTGTGTGTGAATTTAGACAGGTTGCTTAACCAcatggtgcctcagtttccctgtctggaAGTCCTGTGTTGGTTAGGATTAGGTTCTGTTGTAAGTATAAAAAACTCCAAACAGGGGCTTCCATCAGATGGAGCTCGTTCTATTCATGTAAGATATGACGGGAGACTGAGGTAGTGTGTCATGCTCCACGTGTCGGGGACCCAGCGGGACCCAGCTCACAGCTGCCCCATCCTGTGGCCATGGCTCTTGTCGTTGCAACCCCAGAGGGCCGTGCGCCAGCCGGGAGCTGGGCAGCAGGTGGGAAGTAGGCATACACATCTGTCTCTTAAGGAGAAAACTTCCACCACACCTGGTCACACCTGCCAGCGAGACAGGCCAAAAGCGTAGTCTTTATTCTGGAGCCAGGGACACAACTACAAACTCGGTGCCCACAGGGCATGAGAAGGCAGTGGCTGGGGAGAGCGGATTGCCACCCGAGCAGCgccaaggccctggggcagaggagCTCCGCGACCGTCAGGTGCCACCTGCCATTTGCCATCAgtacccagcccagccctgctttATAGACAGGCAcacagtggggggtggggggactgtGCCTGCTCTTTACTTCAGCCAAGGCCTCCCTCTGCACCTCCACACCCCCGACCTTTCAATCTGGAAGAGTCTAGAAGATTTGCTCATTTTTAGTTTGTATTTGCAGACCTTCCTATTCTTTGCTGTTTCTCCAGCGGGCGCAGGAAAATCAGAACTTGAGGGAGCTGAGGTTCGGGCTGGGGCCTCTCACCCTAGCGGGGAgggtctgcactgggggtggcgAGGTGGGCTGCGGGACGGCAGGCGCCTGCCAGGCCTGACAGTTACACTGGACAGTTGAGCTGGGGAAGCATGCGGGTCACATACTTCTCGTGTCAGGGCAGGAATTTAAGAGCCTGTCTCTAGTCTTATCAGTGGTGTTAAGTCGGCTACAGAAAGAATGTGCagagagggagggctggggtctgggcagggcagggattggggcccaggctgggggctaAAGGGGTCGCAGGGTAAGATCAGAAAATAGAACACGACAGGGGCCTGACCCCCGCTGCCTGGGAAGGGCCTTTGGGGAGCAGCCCGTGCTGTGCGCCTGGGCCAGCTTGGCCAGCACTGTCCCCGGGAGGAACCATTCTTCCCACGCCCTCCCTGGGCAAGGCTGAGGCTCTTGAGGGATGGAACACGAAGCCATGttggagagagaatgaaaaacaaagtctcctgccaacccagaaaacctttccacaaaaataaatgagaaagcaaACGGTTTaattattgaataagcattaaacAGATGGCAGCGCTCATCTCGGGCAATCTGCTAAGAGACTGCAAAGACCCCCCTCGCCCTGGGGGAAGCCAGGTGCAGCTCATTCCATCCGCGTCCTCCAGAGAGACGTGGCAAGTCCTCAGGTAAGAGGACTCGCAGCCCCAGTGGCCGCACAGATTCTCCCTCAATCCCAGGTAATTGGGGCGGCCACCTGGGTTTGCTAATTGCCTTTAtcccaaggaaaaaataaactcacaCTTTTAAGACTGAAAGCATGTTTGCTGCTTAGGCCCCTGCCCTCCCACGGAAGCTGGGACATAAGTTGTATCTCCCTTGGAGATTCCATTTCAAACGTGGCCCAGGTCCTTAAGGAGACATTCCTGGGTTGTGAAATTGGCAAGAGGCGTATATATAATAGCTTTTTAACAGATTTACATGAAAAGAGGCCAAGAAAAAACTTACAATTAtaagttttctaaagaaaatgctctaagaaaagggagtGGGGAAAGTATCCTATTTTTGTATCAGGGAGTATTAGCTCTTTCTCATCTCTAGTTTGTATTTGCCCCTATGGCCACCGCTGCCTGATGCCTCAAAGCCCAGTGGGGGCAGCTGGGCAGCACAGCTGGGTCTGTCCTGGCTGCAGGAGTCAGCCTCAGAGCCCCCGGTGAGGCCTTTGCGTCCAGGGTCTGTAGGGATGTCGGGTgggcgggcgggggtgggggaaggccgGGCACATGGGATGGCGCTTCTGCTCTCAGACTGAACGTGAGCccctggcagaggaggaggaggggcagaagCTGATGAAGTTCCTCCAGAGAGACCAGGAGGCTCTGGACACAGTCCCAGTGAGGGCAAGAGGCCTGGGAACCTCCTCATGCACAGTCAGGGGGCTTGGGCCTGAGCAGGGCTCCATGTGGGGATGTGGAGCGGGGACCCCAAGGACCAGGAGCTCTGGGACATCTAGAGCGAGCACCTTAGAACACAGAGGCTTCTGGGGCTTCTAGAAAGACAGGAAGGACGGGAGGAGGTGGATTTGCATGCAGCCTCCTGATGAGACTCCCTTGGGGTACAGGGTGATGGGTGGTGGGAGTGTGGAGGAGGCCTGTCCCCAAGTCACACAGAACTCTAGCCACTGTCGGAGGCTCCTAGGCCCCTCGGGTGCTGTTGCATTTCTTCTGGCTGGTTTCCAAATAGGAGCTACTGCATGGCAATGGTGGGTGGGACCCAGGCCTGGACCATGCAGGGCTCACAGCAGGGACCTGAGGGCCTGGCCAGGGgcatccacccccacccctggaggGAGCTCCCCTCTCAGCAGGTGGACAACACCGAGCTGGCCAGGCCCCTCCCGGGGCTCTCCCCAGCCATGCCCACCTCACACCCCCTGCCCTCCAACATCCTCGGGCATAAACCATTGTACACTCGACATCAGGGATGCCTTGAGCTTCACCGCAGGACAAAGTCTGGCCTCTACAGATGAGTTTGTTTGATCTCAGCTGTCTGGAAACAgtcttctctcccctctgcccctgctgccGGACACGCACAGGCAACTCCACCCAAATGAAACTGGCTTCTTTTGAGGACATCAGAAAGCGCTGCTCCCTACAGGGAACACTATCTGCAGAGCAGGCTGCGTGTTTGAACCCAGTGATTGCCCCAGAGCCTCCCGGAAACCACAGGCTCAAACAGACACGTTACACAGTCTAGCTCAGTGTTGTGCAACGGCAATGAAGACCAGGAATGCCGGCCACATGGGGAATGCAAAATTCTTGAGTAGCcgcatttaaaaaatgaaaaatagatgaaattaattgtagcaatattttaatttaacccatgttaactaaaaaaacaataatgaGGTTTATACTTTAGAAAAAGGAGAGGTTTATTTCTTGTAAAGGGTTTTAAGCTGGCAGTGGCCATTCCAGAAAGCTGGGAAACAAGCTCCCAGCCACGAGCCAGGAACACGTGCTTcaagagagagacaaaaggagCAGGATTTTACACTGAGTGGGTGGCCAGATATACAtgtttaacaagctataggaggagtcatgaatattcatgaaaacagaaaacatgggCATGTGTAATTGTGCTTTATgcctcccatcctgtcatggctgggaactcagctttagggttttTCTGGgttcctcttggccaagaggggtgCATTCAGTTAGcaggggcttaggattttattttgagTTCATACCCAATGTAcccaaaatattaccatttcaacaCATAATCAATACAAAAGTTATGGAgatatttgcattgttttttgtACTAAATCTTCAAACTATGGTGTGCGTTTTACATTGGTAGCACCCcccacattccaagtgctcagcAGCCCTGGGGGCCTGAGGCTGCCCTATTGGACAGCACAGGCTGAACTCACGTCCTAGGTCTGTGCccgtctctgtttctctctgtcctcctgtctcttctgtctctctataacacacacactctctctctctgccctcagtTTAGTCCATGCTAACACGAGTACAGGCAGTTTTGGTGCAGAAATGACTAACCTTCCCAGATAGCTACACCAGGAGTGtaaaagataactttttaaaagcaaaatcatGTACTCACATAGGAAATGAAGTGAACACCTCCCAAAAGACTTTATTTGTTAATTCACGAGGGAACCAATGAGATGTTATGACTGGTTCAGAAGAGAAACCAAAGAGCAGGTGCATGCAGAGTCAGGAATGCTGAGATGAATTTGCTTCATAGATGCCAAATTGGCTTCTTTTacagaggagaggggaaaatCAATGTGCTCTCACGGGACAACATTTATTTGCATGTCTATGGACAAGGACCATTGctttgctattattaatagttacctACAACTTACAGAGTTGTGAAATAGCTCAAAAACAATGAAAGGTGCAGCCACCCCAACAAATCAGATAACCAGACACTTCCAATCTTTTTGGTTCATTTCagtctttcacaatttttcccTGTAGAGGCTTGGCTTATAAGATTATTACTACTTTATGAAATCAGTTTGTTGAACAGCAGACACAGGTGATAGAATCACATGGGTCTACAGCTGCTTGATTTTGTTCACCCACTGTCCCTTTCTTTATGCATGCTCAGCATGAGAGGGCTGGCGGCCTGCTCTTAGGATGAACACTCAGGCAGTTTCATGACTTTTGTGATCCCTTATAAGCAGTAGAAAATCCTATGATTACCTAAAATCTCAAATCTCAATTTGGTGATTAAATTTCCAGGTCCTGGGTAAAAATCAAAACTGAGCAGCTCTCCAGGTAAAAACACCTTTCCTCCTGGGATCTTCAGGAAGGGGATGTGGTCAGCTTCTCCTTTCTTGCtcacctctccccactcccccagctGCAGGGATTGCACTGGGCAGTGCCCCTCCTCTGTGCCTGCAGGAGGCTTTGTGCCCTCTGGGCCTGtctctgctctctctgtctctgtctctttctggaGCTTTGGAGGTCTCCTGCTGCTCCTCGAGTACTCATGACAGGGgtcacctcctcctccagcccctggtttctgcagaggaggtgggggacagggacACTAACAATTCTCTCCCGAGaagtcccctccctgccttccagcTGTCTGACACTTTCACCCTTGGCTATGCACGAGGACGAAGCCAGTCTCTGGGTATTTCCTCTAAAAGTCTGTGTGGACTCTGACCCCTCCCTTGGGTGTCCATTCCGTCATGTCACAGTGCCTCACTTGTATTTTGCACAAGAAGTTGGTCATATTTTCAAATGGGTTCCTCTGTGCCTTGCACACAGGACCCAGCAAAGCGCACGCTGGCGTGCAGGGAGGCCCATCCAGTGCGCCCAGAGGGGTGTGGGCAGTGGCCAGGGGGTCTGTGCTGTTGGAGGGTCCCAGGGCCGCTGCCCCCCAGTCAGGCTGTTGGGCAGAGAGTTTGCTGAGTGCACAGCAAGCAGCCTCTTCTCTGCACAGCCTGGAGGGGCTGAGCAGTGCACACACTCCTGGCTCATTCCTGGGCCTGGTGGAGGGGGGTGCAAAGCCCACCGTTTTCTCTCCTAGAGGCGTGGCCTTGGgccctcactgggcctcagtgttctcatctgtaaactgggcgTGATCACGGTTGATACCGCACTTGGCAGTGTGGGCTGAGTTGAGGGGAGGTGGTGAGGGGCTGGCTCCCAGATTGTGTGTGGTGGTCACTATCACAGCCATGCCTGTGCTCGGCCCCTGGGACCCCCTgagctgggccccaccccagctgTCCCAGACAAGTCACCACTGCAGTTCTAATTCAACAACAGAGTTTATTGAGGTGCCCCACGGCCTGCCCTCTTTCACTCCTCTTTCTCGTCCCCATGGGTGATGATGTAGCACAGGGACTTGTAGTCGATGTTCCCTGCCAGGTCCATGGGAGTCAGTGCGAACATCTGCTCCACCTGTGGAGGCACGGGTCAGAGGCAGCCCCCTGGCTTCCGGCACAGCCCACAAAGCTGTGACCTGAGGGAGACCTGTGACCCTTCACCCTGCCTACTGGGGCTGTGCTTTGGGCTGGAGCCTTTTCAGCCCCAAACCCAAAACTCCGGGTTAAAGTTTTTCCGCTGTCTTTGAGCAGACTGGGGAATGGCCCCAAATGGGGGCCATGGGTCAAAGGGCCTACCCTGGCCACAGGGACAGGCCACCCTATGTGTACAAAGCCTCTTCCGGAAGCTctctgccccccccacccccgggtcTCTTCACACAGTTGCCCTGCCTGGCAAACCTTCCTCTCTTCTGACTCCACGTCTTCACCCTCAGGTCTCAACACAGATGGCACCTCCTCCGGAAAGGCCCCTGGGTCGCCCTTTCAGCAACTGCCACACTGGTGCTGGGCTCTGAGCCCTGGTGGGCAGTGGGTCACCAAGGCCTCCCCAGTGCCCTGCCTCGggggagggcctggggaaggTGCTGGGGACAGGGTTGAAGGGGCCGGGAAGGCTCACCTCGGCTGGGGAGAACTTGTCTGCCTGGGTCAGGAGAAGCTGCTTGAACCTGGCGGAAGTGAGAGGGCCTGAGCGGGGTGACCTGGGGTGGGTAACCacacagggaagaggaggagagaggctcCCATGGCCCAGGGAAGGGCGGTTCCACCCCACAGAGAGCAGTGAAGGCCCCAAAGTACAGACAGCCCCCCTCACAGGGGGCCCCACTGCCCTCTCTGCTTCCAGCATGGTGCCCCTCGTCTGACCGGGCTCAACTTACTCATCCTTGTTCACCACCCCCTTGCCGCTGGGGTCAAACATGCGGAAGGCACTCAGGATGGCTTCCTCGGGGTCTGTCCCTGGAAGCCAAGGCACCAGGTGAACACCCATGTCTCCAGCCTCCCTGGTCCCACCCAGGAGGAACCTGTGGCCCAGAAGAGGTGGGGGGCATTTTCTAATATAAAGTATTCCCTGGGGCTCAGGGGGGCTGGCAATGCCTATCcgctgggcagggcaggcctggctggggggctgggatttGGGAGTGGAGGCTGAAGGCACATTTTCTGTTCCCAAGTTAACACTGGGGTGACAGTGTCCATGGGATGCTGAAGCAGAGGATGTGCAGGGGTGGGCCCCAAGTCCTTTGGATGGGCCGTGGCAGGTGGGGTCCAGGCGGGGTTCAGGGGAGGTCTGGGTGTGGTTCAGGTGGGGTTCAGGTAGGGATCAGGCAGAGTTTGGGGGAGTTTAGGCAGGGTCCAGGTGGGGTTCAGGCGGGGCTCAGGCTTGCTGCCCGGCCGCGGGAGCCTAGCTTTGCCCCAGCTCACCATTGAGCTTCTCCCCAAAGAGCGTGAGGAAGACGGTGAAGTTGATGGGGCCCTTGCCTTCCTGCAGCATGGCGTCCAGCTCCTCCTCCGGGACACTCACCTTCCCTGGTGGGAGTGGGGCAAGAGATGCACCCTGGGTGTCCCTGAGAAGGACCCAGGCCACCCTCCCCTCCTTTGTGGCCGCAGTGGGTGGAGAGGCAGAGCAGCTCTGGGTGAGGGAGGGGACACGGAAAGAAGGTGTGACAAGAGGGGGAAGGCAGTGTGAGGAGACGCAGGGCGTGCCGGAGGGAAGCAGGGCACTGTCTCAGCCGCTCCCACCCGCCCAGCGCTCTGAGCAGGGTCCCTGGGGTGAGCAGGCTGTGGCGGGTGGGGGCACGCACCGAGCTGGGAGTAGGTCTCCCTCAGGTCCGACTTGCAGATGATGCCATCACGATTCTGGTCGATGCAGCTGAAGGCCTGTGAGGTGGGGGCCCCTCAGGTGGGTGCAGCCCTCCACCctaggggaggtgggaggtgggaggtgggggagagtcTTGGGTGGTGtgagaggggcaggtgggggtgccAGGATGGGGCCTGAGGCTGTGGGGGGTGGGACACTCACTTCTTTGAACTCCTGGATCTGGGCTTGTTCGAACATGGAAAAGACGTTGGAAGAGCCACGTTGGGCCTGCTTGGTGGCTGCAGCCTTGCCTCGGGTCCCCGCCTTCCTGCTGGCCTACAATTCCATAGGTAGGGAGGGGTCCTCTCCCAGCTCCACAGTCTCCCCTCCCCATCCATGCACAGTCCCGGAGCACTGCCAGGAGAGCCTGGGGCAGGGTCCTCTTCCTGTCCCTGGAGACCTCCTCTCTGGGCCCAATGCAGGCACAGAGGTCCCTGGCTCTGCTCCCCAAGCTCAAAGGCTGGCACCTAGGGGGCCACCACCCTTTCTATCCCCAGCAGGCACTCACCATTCTCTCTCCACAGCGGCCTGGCTGCTGTCATCGGCCGTCACAGGGCCCAGCCTCTTTTATGTCTCGGCCTTATCACCTGGAGGACCAAATAAGGAGAGGAGCAGAGGACAGGCCCAATCTTGGCAGCCCCTGCCTGGGACCGGGGGACAAGGGCCCTGGCGGATTCCAGCCACTTTCCTAGTGACCTTCACATCCCCAGTGTGTAACATGCTGGAGATGGCTCAGGATGCAATGTCTCTCACCACTGTGCTGAATGAGGGTTACCCCCATCTCCGTGCTGCAGGTCCGGCCGGAGCCCTGGCCAGTGCTAGGGCCAGCCGGGGAGGGCTGGCCCAGGGCTCTTGCAGACTTCGGGGGGGCAGTGGGTGTTCTGAGGATGGTTTCTGGCCTGAGACCCCCAGGGGCTCCCAGAGGCTTTGATGACGAATCTAGGCTCTGGCCTCTTTCCCTTTTGACTAAGGGGCAGAAGGCAGCCCTGAGTTGGCTGTGACCCCAGGCAGAACCCTTTGCTTGGCTTTGGGGCAATTCTGGAGGGAGAAGGAAACCCCCTGGCTGCCTTCCCTATGCATTCTGCCCTGCCTGGGGCGCCTCTCGTGGACATTGCACCTCTGCTCTTTGGAGCCTTGTGGTCCCTCCAGCCCCATCTCAACTCCACCTCCTTTGAAAAGCTCTCTGCTGTTTCCAGCTGTGAGCTCATGGGGCACATTTCCCATTTGCTTGGTGGCTCTTTGCCTGCTTGACATCTGTGTCCACAGAGGGCCTGGTGCCCTGGCCAACGGGCAGACCTGTGTGATGCTGTTTTGCACGAAGCTTTTGAAGCAGCCTGAACCCCAAGCATCCTCTTGGACCCCCTGAAGATGGTGCTGAATGACAGAACAAGAGCCCAGGCGCTCTCTGCTGTTCTAGAGCAGCTCCTCTAGAACATGGGCCCCTAAGGAGCTGGGGAAGCAGGGGAGACAGCAGGAGTGACCCCCTGCTCCCAGGCTGGGCTCACTGGCTGCCACCCACAACCCAGATATGCAAGTTTGCCCCCTCCTGCCGCCCCTCTACAGCGGCCAGGCCCGCGGCTGCCAGCGGCTGGCTGCACAGGGGCTCTCATCGGTCAGAACCTCAGCCCCATGTGTATAGCAAGTGTTTTATGACACCTCCTTTACTGTctggaaaagaaattcatttcatttatttcaactcATTCATTCCCATTCAGacctatacaaataatttttaaaaaaccataccATGCCCTACATTGTaatataaaggaaatagaaagcGGTTTATATTGAAATGTCCTCTAATATATGAAAGCTCCAACACGAGGACAACGGTACTGACAATGAATAAGACGCTTGCACCAACTTACAATGATTACACTCAAGAGTGCAGGGAAGAGCTGAAGCCATTCCACATGTGAAGTACCAGAAAATGAGAGGTCTGAAGGGGGAAGGGACTTTCCAAAATCACAATTTTGGGTTAAGttctgaatgaaagaaaatgcagtTGCTCCTGATTGGCTGGGCATACTTTCTCTCATTGAAAAATGGATGTGCATTATAATCACACAACTATGCATTTATATTAACGGTGTTTATGCTGCATAAAGATGGCATTAGGCCCTATGCTTGGCTAACTCTAAACAGGCATGTCCCCTACAGGAGCATGTGGAGGGAACTTAGAAATCCTGTGACATCTTGTATCCCTGGCCCCCTACTCACTGTCATAACCTAAGTGGCTCTGAGGGGACAGGATCCTGCTGAGACATACCTGCAGGGggaccctccccaccaccacccagcaGCACCTGACCTGGCACTCCCTCTGCACACATCCCATGGGCAGGCAAgcaggggcctgggccaggcagtGTGCTGTCCAGTACCTCTGACCCCCATGTCACCCCATTCCTATTCCTATAGCCTGGTCTGTCACTCTTCACAGTCTTCTGGGTACTGCTGGCCAGAAGGGATGGCAAATCCCAAGACATACCTTGGCCTACAGAAGTGTCTGCATGCACATGAGGATGTCTCTTTCTATGTTGTCCCCACAGCCCTTATGCATAGAGGTCAAAGAATGGTAGACAGGCCatgtttaaacttttaaaatttttaattaaaaaacccACACAGTCCATTCCCAACTGTGGGAAGGTGGCATGGCATAGGAGAGGTCTGGCGAGGACAAGAGAGAGGGCCTTGGGTGGTCCCTTGGGGGTGTGCTGAATGCTGCTCAGGATTTCTTCCTGGGCCAGTGCCGTGGGAGCTGAAGATGCCACCTGGCCTGTGGAAGCAAGTAGGGGGCTCCTGCTGGTGCTGGGCTGGTCCTCGTCCCCGTCATGGGCCCCTTGGGGCAGGAGCTTGGGGGCTCTATCTCTGTCACCTGCTGTGAGGGTTCATCCCAGAAGCACAAACCACTCAGGGAGGGGGGTATGCGAGGGAAAAGGTCTCTAGGGGTACCCATAGTCTGGGACACCTCCTCCATGGAGCCTTCTCCTATTGCTTCCTGGGCCTCCTGAGCCATGGGCAAGAAAACAGCCAGGCCTGGGTGATCAGCTGCCCCTGGCTGTCCTGTGGGGCCCAGGTCTGGCCAAGCTGCTGG
It encodes the following:
- the MYL7 gene encoding myosin regulatory light chain 2, atrial isoform, which translates into the protein MASRKAGTRGKAAATKQAQRGSSNVFSMFEQAQIQEFKEAFSCIDQNRDGIICKSDLRETYSQLGKVSVPEEELDAMLQEGKGPINFTVFLTLFGEKLNGTDPEEAILSAFRMFDPSGKGVVNKDEFKQLLLTQADKFSPAEVEQMFALTPMDLAGNIDYKSLCYIITHGDEKEE